GGGGTGGGGACAGGGATTTAAATAGTGGAGAAGAGAAGGTTGGGTTTGAGTGCCAGGCAGCTCTGGTTGGGAGGAAAGAACGGTCAGAGGGGTTTAAGCCGAGACAACTGACTCTGGCCACAGTGAGGTCAGGGAGAGATTAGGTTCTGAGGAGATCCCTCTGCAGGGAGGGAGGAGCCTAGGGCCTGTGGGGTGACTACAGGGCCCTGCTACCTGGCCCCTAGTCCTCTCTGACCACTTTGCCTGTAGCTCCATTGCCTAAGGGGTTACCACTGTCCTAAGCAGTAGCTTCTGGGGCTGTCTTTAGTTAGACCTGTTTCCTTCTTCTGGAGCTGTGGGCAGAATGGCAGGGTGAagctccaaacccattgccctttcTTTCCTTGCACTTCCTAGCTGGTGGTAAGGAAAGAGGGGCCCAGGAATGGAGGTGGTGTGCTTTTGCCCAGAATGAAGCTGTCTGGGGCCTGCCCTCTAGAGGGGCTAAAACAGGAAAGACTGAGCCTGGGAACCTACCCTTGGAGGGCAGCAGTCCCCCCTCCTGCCCGCCCCATTCCCAGGGAAGCCAGAGAAACTGTCCACCCAAACTGGAGTCTGGCCTTGACCCTGTGCTTCAGGGCCTCATGGTTTCTTTTTATAGTGCTGAGGGCCAGCACCAGTGGCCCCAGCCCACTTGGGACCTAATGCCTGCTGCTCTGCTAATGCCAGACCTCTGCATTCTCAACAGGACCCTTTGACTAAACAGCCAGGGCTAGAGCAGGGGTGGGAGGGTACATAAGCTAGAGCCTGGGGGTCTCTGGAGAATACCAttgaggcagagggaggaggcctCAGTCATGATCCCCTCGGAGTTAGTCCCTGAGGCCCAGTGCTGAGCTGTCCTTTAGCGGTCGCATGTGTGCACTCCACCCCTGGGTGCGTGAGGAACAGGGGCACACGCAGAGGGTCATGAGTCTGGCCTGGTGGGGGAGGCCCCTCTGGAGGATGTGTGAGGGGGCCACCAGACCCGCCTCTGCTTGAGTCCTGGAAGGAGCAACAGCAGCAGCCTCTCCTCAGAGCTGGTCACAGCCACATACTCACTCTCCAATTCTGGCTGCTTATAAAGTCTTTATTTAAGATGCAGGGGACCTCCTCCTGAGCAGGGGGAAAGGTGAGCCCTCAGGGGAAGCCGCCATAGGTCTTGGTACCACCTgtttcaggagaaagatggggcctAGCCCCCGGCATCCCTTGCCAGCCAAGGTGGAGCAGAATCATAGGTGAAACGGCCCATCTCCAAGGTGGTATTCCAGGGTCCTGAGGCCTGTTGGCCTCCCTCTGTGGAAATTTGGCCTGAAATTGGAGCTCTGCTGCACTCACAGGTGTGTCCTGAGATTTGCTCAGAACTCAGACAAGAGGGGGAGGCAAGTTTAACTCTTGACTTGGGTTATGCCTCACCTGACCCGGGCACCTGTTACCCAGTGGGCTCACTGTCTCCCTCTATCTCTTGCCTGGCAGAATGCAGAGCCGGAGTCCCGGAGCCTCTCCCTCGGGGGCCATGTGGGCTTCGACAGCCTTCCCGACCAGCTGGTCAGCAAGTCGGTCACTCAGGGCTTCAGCTTCAACATCCTCTGTGTGGGTGAGTGTCCACACCTGGCTGGGGAGCAGCCTCAGGCAGAGGACAATGATAACCTTCCAGGTGATGGGGGTGCTGCTGCCCTGGCCCCCTGTCAAGCTGCAAGGGGGGAACTTCCCAGGCAGAGTGAAACCTTGGGGTGTCAGAATGAGGGTTTGGCTGGTGTCTCTGCCATGGTCAAGGACAGAATTGGAGCCAAAGCCTGACTCAGTTATCATGAGGATTAAACGGGACTAAGCATGTGACAGTACTTTGTAAAATGGGTGTGTATCAGAGAGATTTAGATtaatttatgcattcattcatttaaaaaacatttactCATTCTTACTGTGTgtctaggagtccttgggtggcacaaatggttaagtggtgagctactaactagaaggttggcagtttgaatccacccagaggtgcctcggtagaaagtcctggcaatctgcttccaaaagatcaccctatagagtacagttctgctctgaaacaacgtggggtcaccaggagtgggaactgactcgacagctactgtgtagtttttttttcttttactttttaattgtgctttaggcgaaagtttttttttgtttttttaaaagttatgtgTCACGAGCCCCATGGTAAGCCAAACTCTGCCCCTTTAAGAGTGGGTAAGAGATCATCACAATATCAGGTAGTAAGGGCTATAGCTTACAGCTGAACAAATGAAGCCCAAAACATGGAGGTTCTGGAAGATTCCATGTACCTCAGTTCCGGGGCTCCCAGAAGGACCTCTGCAGGTGCAATCTGCCAGGCTGTGGGTGCCCCCCAGGGAGCAGCCCATCCTGAACCCCTCCTCCCTTTAATGTTATATGGGGCTGGGGCCATCCAAGGCAGGTGGACTGAGCCACTTGTAACTTCCAACTCTGGCCCCGCTGGCCCCATGACCATCCTGGGCCCAGGAGGAGTGGTGTACAGACAGGCTGTGTGTTAGGTGGCTGGGTACCATTGAGGCCAGCGGAGACCAATGTCCAGTAGCGTTTCCACAGCTGCCGGGCATGGCCTCTTCCTGTTCCCTGAGGAAACAGCTCACATATCCTATGTGCCATGTCTGTGTCCAAGTTCCCTTTGGGCTCTTTCTTCCCCACACTATTTCTGAGGTCACTTGTGGAAGGGATGGCTCCTGGGGGATGGGAACAGGGCGAGACAGAGTGGGAGGTCTGCCCCTCTCTCGTAGTGGGGCTGAGGGAGCCTGAACCCTGGCCAGGGATAGCCCAGGCTCTAGCCTCTGACATCTGGCTCTGCCCTTCTCCTGCTCCCCAGGGGAGACTGGCATTGGCAAATCCACGCTGATGAACACGCTCTTCAACACAACCTTTGAGACCGAGGAAGCCAGTCACCATGAGGAGTGCGTGCGCCTGCGGCCCCAGACCTATGACCTCCAGGAGAGCAACGTGCAGCTCAAGCTGACCATTGTGGACGCTGTGGGCTTCGGAGATCAAATCAATAAGGATGAGAGGCAAGAGGCAGGAGGGGTGGCTCTGGCCGGAAAAACCTCATCCCTGTCCCACCCACGTGGGCTGTAGCCCTGCAACTGCCTGAGTGCCCCTCATTCCATGCCGCCCCCTATGAATAACTGAGCACCACCCTCCATGGGGGCCAGGGGAGTCTCTCAGGGAATACCTGAGGCCCTTTGGTGACTAGCTGACTGGTTATTCTTTGGGGAGGGGATCGGGAGAAGGGGTCAGTTACCTGTACCCAGGTGGGGATCCCCAGACTGAAGGCTAGGGGGCAGCCTAGCTTGGCTCCAGAGCATGGCCTGCCCCCAGCCCCACGTGCCCAGCCCAGCTGCCTGCCTCCTAGGTAATGGATCTGTCTGTAGTTACAGGCCCATTGTTGATTACATCGACGCACAGTTTGAAAACTATCTGCAAGAGGAGCTGAAGATCCGCCGTTCCCTCTTTGATTATCATGACACGAGGATCCACGTTTGCCTCTACTTCATCACGCCCACGGGGCATTCTCTCAAGTCCCTGGACCTGGTGACCATGAAGAAACTGGACAGCAAGGTCTGTGGGCCCATGCCCCACTTGTTTCATGGGCTTTCAGAGTCCTCCACTGGGGTGGGATGCAGTGGCGTGGCTGTCCACTGTGGTCCTCAGGGGCCCTCTCAGTCAGGGGCTTGGAGACAGCCCCTTGGCTTGGTCatccttctgttttctcttgCATCTGCCCCTGTTGCTCCAGTGGGCCCCCACTGCTCTGGGCTTTTCTTCACAGCCCTGTCCCTGGGGTCTGGCCCTGAGCCCCTTCCTTCCAGCTGAATTGATTTTCCTTCTCTGCCCTGCTGGCTCCAGGCCTCCTTCCCTTTTCCTATAGCCACCTGCACCTCCACCCTGGCCCTCTCCCCAAAGTGCCCTCATCCCATTTCAGCCTttgctcatttctctctctcacctcctatTTCCTTTACTTCCCCTCTCCTCCCTAGGGAGAGGCTAGGTAAATTGCAGAAGTGGAATGCAAATGGGTATTGGGTATTGAAAGggcagagaagagagggcagCTTCAGGGGGAAAACAGGAAGGGTTGGGGTCCTGGAGGGCGCATGACGCCACAGTCACCCGTCGGTTCTCACGTGACTGCCTTTCCCATCTCAGGAGTTAATTTTTGCTGTGAAAAATTGAATAATCTTGGCCTAGGAGATTTTGAGGTCTTCCTGTGGCCACTGCTGATAGCCTCATCTTACCTGCTTAGTGGGGAGTTCAATTCCCCTGCCGCTGCTTCTGCCTAGCCCTAGTCAGTTGAGACCTGCAGAGCACTCTAGGTTGAAGCTTGGTATGCCCAAGGGGACTAATTTTGAGACTGGTTAGTGGTTTGGGGAAATCTGGGGCTGTAAGGAAGCACTGCAGCTGATTGTTACAACCCACCAGAATGGCCACAGGTGGCTGGGTTAGGGCCGGAGTGACCCAGGGGAGCAGCTCTGTCTCTCTGGCTTCCTCCCCTTTTGCCCAGGGATGTGCCTGGGAAGGCTGTCCACAGTCAGGACACAGGCTTTGGTCAAAATAGCTAACTAACTTGGCTGCCATCTCTCCCTGATCCCAGGTGAACATTATCCCCATCATCGCCAAGGCTGACACCATCTCCAAGAGTGAGCTCCACAAGTTCAAGATCAAGATCATGGGCGAGCTGGTCAGCAATGGGGTCCAGATCTACCAGTTTCCCACTGATGATGAGGCTGTTGCAGAGATAAACGCAGTCATGAATGTGAGCATTGGGCAAAGGCCTtagggctctggagccagaggaCTGGGGGCCAGCACAGATCTCAGACACAGCCCCAAGAGGCTCTTGTTCTCCATGATCCCAGCCTTAGCATCTCCAGGACAGATAATGGGCATCTGGGAGCTGGCCAGTCCTGCATCTTGTGGCCAGGGATGGGAGGAACTGGGTATTGGGCCTGTACTGAGGCTTTCCAAGGTTTGAGTTTCACAAGATTTGGACCCAGGTGGGGAGCTGGAACTACAGGAGTGAGCAGGCATGCTGCTAGGGTTTGGGAACTGGGATGGGAGGTAGGCCCACAGGTCCTTCAAGGAACTTTTGATGGCCCCTGGGGAGCTCAAGGGCTGAAAGAATGCCCAGAGTGTGGGGAACACCAGGAAGGGAGGCTGAGGGTTCAGCCCACTCCCCTATTTGGAGTTTCCAGGACACTTCTCCAAAAGAGAACCAGGAAATGAGCACCTGGCTTTGGAACCTTGGCTCAGGTTTGGGCAGCCCCAGGTCAGCCCCTCCCCAGGCCCAGGGGCAGTGAAGAGAGTCTATCCATTAGCCTGTGTGTCAGCTTAGGGATCACAAATTC
Above is a window of Loxodonta africana isolate mLoxAfr1 chromosome 2, mLoxAfr1.hap2, whole genome shotgun sequence DNA encoding:
- the SEPTIN8 gene encoding septin-8 isoform X4, encoding MAATDLERFSNAEPESRSLSLGGHVGFDSLPDQLVSKSVTQGFSFNILCVGETGIGKSTLMNTLFNTTFETEEASHHEECVRLRPQTYDLQESNVQLKLTIVDAVGFGDQINKDESYRPIVDYIDAQFENYLQEELKIRRSLFDYHDTRIHVCLYFITPTGHSLKSLDLVTMKKLDSKVNIIPIIAKADTISKSELHKFKIKIMGELVSNGVQIYQFPTDDEAVAEINAVMNAHLPFAVVGSTEEVKVGNKLVRARQYPWGVVQVENENHCDFVKLREMLIRVNMEDLREQTHSRHYELYRRCKLEEMGFQDSDGDSQPFSLQETYEAKRKEFLSELQRKEEEMRQMFVNKVKETELELKEKERELHEKFEHLKRVHQEEKRKVEEKRRELEEETNAFNRRKAAVEALQSQAFHATSQQPLRKDKDKKKS
- the SEPTIN8 gene encoding septin-8 isoform X5; amino-acid sequence: MAATDLERFSNAEPESRSLSLGGHVGFDSLPDQLVSKSVTQGFSFNILCVGETGIGKSTLMNTLFNTTFETEEASHHEECVRLRPQTYDLQESNVQLKLTIVDAVGFGDQINKDESYRPIVDYIDAQFENYLQEELKIRRSLFDYHDTRIHVCLYFITPTGHSLKSLDLVTMKKLDSKVNIIPIIAKADTISKSELHKFKIKIMGELVSNGVQIYQFPTDDEAVAEINAVMNAHLPFAVVGSTEEVKVGNKLVRARQYPWGVVQVENENHCDFVKLREMLIRVNMEDLREQTHSRHYELYRRCKLEEMGFQDSDGDSQPFSLQETYEAKRKEFLSELQRKEEEMRQMFVNKVKETELELKEKERELHEKFEHLKRVHQEEKRKVEEKRRELEEETNAFNRRKAAVEALQSQAFHATSQQPLRKDKDKKN